In Nostoc sp. CENA543, a single genomic region encodes these proteins:
- a CDS encoding ATP-binding protein, which produces MSMLQNPLYEFLATGNSCWETSTLAETLEMFEQKQCDRLIIVNQHYCPIGVLHSARLTQQVMLNAGDGQIANYLQQPISQLGQTVIEPIQILPASYCVEQLSSWWHYHISQANALELVLVDGDGKFLGLLNSVRLLNALAKAQVAMNYHHNHPASTHQDSTIVSNSRVRRSRSPHRQPQGYKSLVQLLEQLPWPLMLQTSTGLVLTQNLAWWQQLGTLKDPEGIRQQVEAILAATRIKQPEYANPKAAKIYARGYGKIFQQNETLPITELPGFKPLNSQVTSPDSISTGGRCFLDSRLGICTCIVEVQSGQERIWQFTKIPLDSPDLKFPHSESATTIEDDNLWLVSATDVTEQQQLYKELSAKNADLIQLNRLKDEFLACISHELKTPLTAVLGLSRLLVDQQLGELNERQARYAGLIHQSGRHLMSVVNDILDLTRMETGQMELTPSPVNIQSVCDRALAEAKAIHSQTSKTTSTNQKSPPRSSEPVFTMTIEPGLESITADELRLRQMLVHLLSNAFKFTEISGEIGLRVNLWEGWIAFTVWDTGIGIPEHQQHLIFQKFQQLENPLTRQFEGTGLGLVLTRALARLHGGDVSFLSQEGKGSQFTLLLPPSPPSTGFVESETRSTEVNNSDNLGNLQRVSPSGKPQAISSQRLVLIVETVARYIQDLTELLKNHGYRVVIARSGTEAVEKARRLQPQAIFLNPLLPLLSGWDVLTLLKSDPALRHLSVIVTATGADKEQALANQADGFLSLPVEAQSLTPLLEKLCAPSKNQQPSINNSQENPPHKTLRILRLVDSDAQSINPHSSLQEHRVIEVDDLDQAELLARVWQFDVVLLDVDNSLAQTYLQQLSQHPRLASLPLVTCDVNTTLTASQIPGLSVFPCLTPLNQDDSNSQKDTLLSVLQIASGVCYPPNILVVDLTMLQDLPQTKRKPVKAYREKNSSVNPGNSERGTEWFQALIQYLQTAGFKATIARCWAEVLQQMRHQSVDLLLICLGNAAIHPEVLKALKTLQDLPLDLPPVVVIDQRLHRSSLNSRTKTAQDKNDLQSIADILNAIATKIVPRSISMEELLNQINQSLKLKVRQEKS; this is translated from the coding sequence ATGTCAATGCTACAGAATCCGCTTTATGAATTTCTAGCAACTGGCAATAGTTGCTGGGAAACCAGCACTCTGGCAGAGACGCTGGAGATGTTTGAGCAGAAGCAGTGCGATCGCTTAATCATAGTCAATCAACACTATTGTCCCATCGGGGTGCTTCACTCGGCGCGGTTAACGCAGCAGGTTATGCTCAATGCTGGAGATGGGCAAATTGCAAATTATTTACAACAACCAATCTCGCAATTGGGTCAAACGGTCATTGAGCCAATACAAATATTACCAGCTAGTTATTGTGTAGAGCAATTGAGTTCATGGTGGCATTATCACATTAGCCAAGCCAACGCATTAGAGTTAGTCTTAGTAGATGGGGATGGGAAGTTTTTAGGACTACTCAATAGTGTGCGCCTCTTAAACGCCTTGGCTAAAGCCCAAGTAGCCATGAATTACCATCACAACCACCCAGCATCAACACATCAAGATAGCACCATTGTCAGTAACAGTAGAGTCAGGCGATCGCGATCGCCCCATCGCCAACCCCAAGGATACAAATCACTAGTACAATTATTAGAACAACTACCTTGGCCTTTAATGTTGCAAACTAGCACAGGTCTGGTGTTAACGCAAAATCTGGCATGGTGGCAACAATTAGGCACATTAAAAGATCCCGAAGGTATTAGGCAACAAGTTGAGGCGATTTTAGCCGCTACCCGCATCAAACAGCCAGAATACGCCAACCCCAAAGCTGCCAAAATTTATGCTCGTGGCTACGGTAAGATTTTCCAGCAAAATGAAACCTTACCCATCACTGAGTTACCTGGTTTCAAACCCCTTAACTCACAAGTAACATCACCAGATAGCATTTCCACCGGAGGTCGTTGTTTTTTAGACAGTCGCCTTGGTATTTGTACTTGCATTGTAGAAGTGCAGAGTGGTCAAGAACGGATTTGGCAATTTACCAAAATTCCCCTAGATAGTCCAGATTTAAAATTTCCCCACTCCGAATCAGCCACAACCATAGAGGATGATAACTTGTGGCTAGTCTCAGCCACCGATGTCACCGAACAACAGCAACTTTATAAAGAACTATCAGCTAAAAATGCTGACTTGATTCAACTCAACCGCTTAAAAGATGAATTTTTAGCTTGTATTAGCCATGAACTCAAAACCCCCTTGACCGCCGTTTTGGGACTATCGCGGTTATTAGTAGATCAGCAATTAGGGGAACTCAATGAACGTCAAGCTAGATATGCAGGCTTAATTCATCAAAGTGGTCGCCATTTGATGAGTGTAGTTAACGATATTTTAGACCTCACCCGTATGGAAACGGGACAAATGGAGTTGACCCCATCACCTGTAAATATACAATCTGTTTGCGATCGCGCCTTGGCAGAAGCCAAAGCTATTCACAGCCAAACCAGCAAAACTACCTCAACAAACCAAAAATCTCCCCCTCGGTCATCAGAACCTGTCTTTACAATGACTATTGAACCAGGGTTAGAGTCAATTACCGCCGATGAATTACGCCTGCGTCAAATGTTGGTACATCTATTGTCCAACGCCTTTAAATTTACAGAAATCTCTGGTGAAATCGGTTTGAGAGTCAATCTTTGGGAAGGATGGATTGCTTTTACCGTTTGGGACACAGGGATCGGAATTCCCGAACATCAACAGCACTTAATTTTCCAGAAATTCCAACAGCTAGAAAACCCCTTAACGCGTCAGTTTGAAGGTACAGGCTTGGGACTAGTCTTAACCAGGGCTTTAGCGCGTCTTCACGGTGGTGATGTCAGTTTCTTATCTCAAGAAGGTAAAGGTAGCCAATTTACTCTACTTTTACCACCCAGTCCACCCAGCACCGGTTTTGTTGAATCTGAAACCAGAAGCACAGAAGTAAATAACAGCGATAACTTGGGAAATCTCCAGCGTGTCAGTCCAAGCGGGAAACCTCAAGCAATTTCTTCTCAACGCTTAGTTTTAATAGTCGAAACCGTCGCCAGATACATTCAAGACTTAACCGAACTACTCAAAAATCACGGTTATCGAGTGGTTATCGCCCGTTCTGGAACAGAAGCCGTAGAAAAAGCCCGTCGCCTACAACCACAAGCCATATTTTTAAATCCTCTCTTACCCTTGCTATCTGGTTGGGATGTCCTCACATTACTCAAATCTGATCCCGCCTTACGTCATTTGTCCGTCATTGTCACAGCTACTGGTGCAGACAAAGAACAAGCACTGGCTAATCAAGCTGATGGTTTTTTGAGTTTACCAGTAGAAGCCCAATCTCTAACACCTTTGTTAGAAAAACTGTGTGCGCCAAGCAAAAACCAACAACCCAGTATTAACAATAGTCAAGAAAATCCACCCCATAAAACCCTAAGAATTCTTAGATTAGTTGATTCTGATGCACAATCAATCAATCCCCATTCCTCATTACAAGAACATCGGGTGATTGAAGTCGATGATTTAGATCAAGCTGAACTACTAGCCAGAGTCTGGCAATTTGATGTCGTTTTACTAGATGTAGATAATTCCCTCGCCCAAACTTACTTACAACAACTCAGTCAGCATCCTCGGTTAGCTAGCTTACCCTTAGTAACTTGCGATGTTAACACTACCCTCACCGCATCGCAAATTCCTGGTTTGTCAGTATTTCCCTGTTTAACACCACTCAATCAAGACGATAGCAACAGTCAAAAAGACACCTTATTGTCTGTCTTGCAAATCGCCTCTGGAGTTTGCTATCCCCCAAACATTTTAGTGGTAGATTTAACCATGCTCCAGGATTTACCACAGACTAAACGCAAACCGGTCAAAGCTTACAGGGAGAAAAATTCCTCTGTCAACCCAGGAAATAGCGAAAGAGGTACAGAATGGTTTCAAGCCCTCATTCAATATTTGCAAACAGCCGGATTCAAAGCGACAATAGCCCGTTGTTGGGCAGAAGTTTTACAACAAATGCGTCATCAAAGTGTAGATTTATTACTAATTTGTTTAGGCAATGCTGCTATCCATCCAGAAGTATTAAAAGCTTTAAAAACCTTGCAAGATTTACCCTTAGATTTACCACCAGTTGTAGTCATTGATCAAAGGTTACATCGGTCATCACTTAATTCCCGCACTAAAACTGCTCAGGATAAAAATGATCTGCAATCAATAGCAGATATTTTAAATGCGATCGCCACTAAAATCGTTCCTCGTTCGATCTCAATGGAAGAACTCTTAAACCAAATAAATCAATCTTTAAAACTCAAAGTACGACAGGAAAAATCTTAA
- a CDS encoding glycerate kinase, protein MNEWLQIIGTASGQKALQAAALNDVAKAKAFGINSDNVEQVIEERSQLLQSVLPVFSQFCQHRLHRPCEPMLPVLWEWWLPLAMKIASQKQQLQRPFIQGILGSQGTGKTTMCQVLDLIFQEMGYRSASLSLDDLYKTYDERLALTQADPRLIWRGPPGTHDVNLGIDVLEQVRQAKTTVTIPRFDKSAYNGAGDRTQPEVVPGIDILLFEGWFVGVRPIDPQLFDHAPAPIFTDADQAFAREMNQRLSEYLPLWARLDSLIVLYPIDYRYSVEWRKQAERQMIASGKSGMTDSEIEKFVNYFWRSLHPELFIKPLTKSPSLVDLVIEINQDHSWK, encoded by the coding sequence ATGAATGAGTGGTTACAAATAATTGGAACTGCAAGTGGACAAAAAGCTTTACAAGCCGCAGCTTTAAACGATGTTGCTAAAGCCAAAGCCTTTGGGATCAACTCAGATAATGTAGAGCAAGTTATTGAAGAGCGATCGCAGCTTTTACAATCTGTATTACCAGTATTTAGTCAATTTTGCCAACATCGTCTGCATAGACCTTGTGAACCTATGCTACCTGTATTGTGGGAATGGTGGCTACCTCTAGCGATGAAAATCGCATCGCAAAAGCAACAACTACAACGTCCCTTTATTCAAGGAATTTTAGGAAGTCAAGGAACTGGTAAAACGACGATGTGCCAAGTTCTGGATTTGATTTTCCAAGAAATGGGGTATCGGAGCGCGAGTTTATCACTAGATGATTTGTATAAAACTTATGATGAGCGTCTAGCTTTAACTCAAGCAGATCCCCGCTTAATTTGGCGTGGGCCGCCAGGAACACACGATGTAAACTTAGGTATCGATGTTTTAGAACAAGTCCGACAGGCAAAAACAACTGTAACTATACCCCGCTTCGATAAATCTGCTTACAATGGTGCAGGCGATCGCACTCAGCCAGAAGTTGTCCCTGGGATTGATATTCTGTTATTTGAAGGATGGTTTGTGGGTGTGCGTCCTATCGATCCACAATTATTTGATCATGCACCAGCACCGATTTTTACAGATGCAGATCAAGCATTTGCCCGCGAAATGAATCAGCGATTAAGTGAATATTTACCCTTATGGGCAAGACTAGATAGTCTCATTGTACTGTACCCCATAGATTACCGTTATTCTGTAGAATGGCGCAAGCAAGCCGAACGACAAATGATTGCATCGGGTAAATCTGGTATGACAGATTCCGAAATTGAAAAATTCGTCAATTATTTTTGGCGATCGCTACATCCCGAATTATTCATCAAGCCCTTAACAAAATCTCCTTCTCTAGTTGATTTAGTCATTGAGATTAATCAAGATCATAGCTGGAAATAG
- a CDS encoding glycosyltransferase family 39 protein encodes MKLKLSLIHAIEQWLNKIVKRPALAVTVAILWLVVIGWLGYGWNLGNVGLIDETEPLFAEASRQMLVTGDWITPYFNGETRFDKPALIYWCQAIAYAVVGVNEWAVRLPSALAAVGVMALVFYTVQWALQPQNKSDPNSSLTYPYVTAAVAAAVTGLNPEMIIWGRTGVSDMLLTGCLASSLLCFFRGYAESETRNREIDEIQLHSPFSLPNKWYLACYVLIAGGILTKGPVGIVLPGLIIGVFLLYVGQFWAVVREMRLFLGLGIIFVLSVPWYVLVIWRNGWNYINSFFGYHNIERFTEVVNGHSAPWYFYFLIVLLLFAPYSVYLPVAMVRLKFWQRSHWRTQTRSQQLGLFAFIWFITIFSFFTIAVTKLPSYVLPLMPAAAILVSLLWGDFFSSSQNKVNNYPLWLLQVSSWINVVFLSVLSVALFHLPHLIGQDPAAPNFQQSLQNAGLAAMGGWIWLLFAVIFAVLILRRYWQSIVGMQLLGFAAFLIIVLMPALFLMDQERQLPLRNLSAAVVQFQQPKEEIIMVGFKKPSVVFYSHKQMKFIKLTQDATEYIKDIANKSNLPPSMLLLTEKRNFFKMDLQPDTYENLAIKGAYQLTRINFKKMKPQKLEIS; translated from the coding sequence ATGAAGTTGAAATTGAGCTTAATCCACGCTATTGAGCAGTGGCTGAATAAGATAGTAAAACGTCCAGCCCTTGCTGTGACTGTGGCTATTCTGTGGTTAGTTGTGATTGGTTGGTTGGGTTATGGTTGGAATTTAGGCAATGTGGGCTTAATTGATGAAACTGAGCCACTATTTGCCGAAGCCTCTCGTCAAATGCTAGTCACAGGAGATTGGATTACTCCCTATTTCAACGGTGAAACTCGGTTTGATAAACCTGCTTTAATTTACTGGTGTCAGGCGATCGCCTATGCTGTAGTTGGTGTCAATGAATGGGCGGTACGTCTGCCTTCTGCTTTAGCCGCAGTCGGTGTGATGGCTTTGGTTTTTTACACTGTACAGTGGGCTTTGCAGCCACAAAATAAGTCTGATCCCAATTCATCCCTCACCTATCCCTATGTCACAGCAGCCGTTGCAGCCGCCGTTACAGGACTTAATCCCGAAATGATTATTTGGGGTAGAACCGGCGTTTCGGATATGCTACTAACTGGTTGTCTCGCTTCATCTTTATTGTGCTTCTTTCGGGGATACGCTGAATCAGAAACACGGAATAGAGAAATAGATGAAATTCAGCTCCATTCCCCATTTTCATTGCCTAATAAATGGTATTTGGCTTGTTATGTATTGATTGCTGGTGGAATTTTGACGAAAGGCCCGGTAGGAATTGTGCTACCAGGGTTGATTATTGGGGTGTTTTTGTTGTATGTCGGGCAATTTTGGGCAGTAGTACGGGAAATGCGCCTATTCTTGGGGTTAGGAATTATTTTTGTCTTATCTGTCCCGTGGTATGTGCTGGTAATTTGGCGCAATGGCTGGAATTACATTAACTCTTTCTTTGGTTATCACAATATAGAACGCTTCACGGAAGTAGTTAATGGTCACTCAGCACCTTGGTATTTTTATTTTCTGATTGTGCTGCTATTGTTTGCACCATACTCAGTGTACTTGCCGGTGGCGATGGTGCGACTCAAGTTTTGGCAGCGATCGCATTGGCGCACTCAAACCCGTTCTCAACAATTGGGTTTATTTGCCTTTATTTGGTTTATTACTATTTTTAGCTTTTTTACCATTGCAGTTACTAAACTACCCAGTTATGTCTTACCTTTGATGCCAGCAGCCGCTATTTTAGTGTCCCTCTTGTGGGGTGATTTTTTCTCAAGTTCTCAAAATAAAGTTAACAATTATCCCCTGTGGTTGTTGCAAGTGAGTAGTTGGATTAATGTGGTTTTTTTGTCTGTATTGTCAGTAGCATTATTTCACCTACCTCATTTAATAGGACAAGATCCAGCCGCACCTAATTTTCAACAAAGTCTTCAAAATGCTGGTTTAGCCGCAATGGGTGGCTGGATTTGGCTATTATTTGCCGTCATTTTTGCCGTGTTAATATTACGTCGCTATTGGCAATCCATAGTTGGGATGCAGTTGTTAGGATTTGCGGCATTTTTAATTATTGTTTTAATGCCGGCTTTATTCTTAATGGATCAAGAACGTCAATTACCTTTGAGAAATTTATCTGCGGCTGTGGTGCAGTTTCAGCAACCAAAGGAAGAAATTATCATGGTGGGCTTTAAAAAGCCGAGTGTGGTTTTTTATAGCCACAAACAAATGAAATTTATTAAACTGACTCAGGATGCTACAGAATACATCAAAGATATAGCCAATAAATCAAATCTACCTCCTTCTATGCTGCTCTTAACTGAAAAAAGAAATTTTTTCAAAATGGATTTACAGCCAGACACTTACGAGAATTTAGCCATCAAAGGAGCTTACCAATTAACTCGCATTAATTTCAAAAAAATGAAACCACAAAAGTTGGAGATATCTTAG
- a CDS encoding PleD family two-component system response regulator, with the protein MNNTVRQEKSLILIVDDEPFIRAQLRLSLQYEGYRTVEAQDGREALSVFHQLQPDIVLLDAIMPDMDGFECCTRLQLLDTTRHTPVLMITGLEDKESVDRAFEVGAVDYVTKPIHWPVLRQRVKRLIQQSYLQQKLEAANRELQRLVTIDELTQIANRRRFEEYCLQEWQCMAREQLPLSLILCDVDFFKEYNDTYGHRAGDHCLQMVAKAIQETVKRPADLVARYGGEEFAVILPRTESDGALHLAESICQSVRNLMVPHSRSQVNICVTISAGVATIIPQPNSDFQEIIDEADRALYQAKIAGRDRCQKYDKIPSSTVDLWKEW; encoded by the coding sequence ATGAACAATACTGTCCGCCAAGAAAAGTCTTTAATTCTCATTGTTGATGACGAGCCATTTATTCGAGCGCAGTTACGGCTGTCTCTACAATATGAAGGCTATCGGACAGTAGAAGCTCAAGATGGAAGAGAAGCTTTAAGCGTATTCCATCAGTTGCAACCTGATATAGTGCTACTAGATGCAATTATGCCGGACATGGACGGCTTTGAGTGCTGTACCCGTTTACAATTGCTAGATACTACGAGACATACGCCAGTCTTAATGATTACCGGACTAGAAGATAAGGAGTCTGTAGATCGGGCTTTTGAGGTGGGTGCAGTTGATTATGTGACTAAACCTATTCACTGGCCTGTTTTACGCCAACGGGTTAAACGCTTAATTCAACAATCTTATCTCCAACAAAAGTTAGAAGCTGCTAACCGCGAATTACAACGCTTAGTCACAATTGATGAATTGACTCAAATTGCTAATCGTCGCAGGTTTGAAGAATATTGCTTGCAAGAATGGCAATGTATGGCCAGAGAGCAACTTCCCCTGTCCTTGATCCTCTGTGATGTTGATTTTTTCAAGGAATACAATGATACCTACGGTCATCGAGCAGGCGATCACTGCTTGCAAATGGTTGCTAAAGCTATTCAAGAAACAGTTAAACGTCCAGCCGATTTAGTGGCTCGTTACGGTGGTGAAGAGTTCGCGGTGATTCTACCTAGAACTGAATCAGACGGTGCGCTACATTTGGCTGAGTCAATTTGCCAATCAGTAAGGAATTTGATGGTACCACATTCCCGTTCACAGGTCAATATTTGTGTCACGATTAGTGCAGGTGTAGCGACAATTATTCCTCAACCCAACTCTGATTTTCAAGAAATTATCGATGAAGCTGATCGAGCATTATATCAAGCCAAAATCGCCGGACGCGATCGCTGTCAAAAATACGACAAAATCCCCTCTTCTACAGTTGATTTATGGAAAGAATGGTGA
- a CDS encoding DUF565 domain-containing protein codes for MQNTRLNNLFDTIARNLGQWFANPWRRLSLLLISFLFGFFLGTAISTTAGQRAEIDIWIAAVLVFLTEVTSRIFYSQSFFARRALWVEVVNLLKVGFTYSLFIEAFKLGS; via the coding sequence ATGCAAAACACTCGTCTTAACAACTTATTTGATACCATTGCTAGAAATTTGGGACAATGGTTTGCTAATCCTTGGAGAAGGCTGTCGCTGCTGTTGATTAGCTTTCTGTTTGGCTTTTTCTTGGGGACAGCAATTTCTACTACCGCAGGACAACGGGCAGAAATAGACATTTGGATAGCGGCAGTATTAGTCTTTTTGACAGAGGTGACAAGCAGAATATTTTATAGTCAGAGTTTTTTTGCTAGGCGCGCTTTGTGGGTAGAGGTGGTGAACCTCCTGAAAGTGGGTTTTACCTATAGCCTGTTTATTGAAGCCTTTAAATTGGGTTCATGA